Sequence from the Erythrolamprus reginae isolate rEryReg1 chromosome Z, rEryReg1.hap1, whole genome shotgun sequence genome:
gaaaaaaacttttgcaacttttttgatgattgatattagttactaacaaaataccgcattttattcatagaaaattagatgtgctcctgtcactcacccgcgggccggataaatagcctcagcgggccgcatgtggcccgcgggccgtagtttggggaccgcagGGTTAAGGTATGGTGCCCAGATTGACTTCTATCAAGTGGGAGGCGGTGCGAGCGTCTTACCAAGGCAACCTGCGACTTACTAAGGCAAACTTTTCCTGAAGGCTTCcccatgagccttggtggcacagtggttagagtgcaatattgcaagctgcttctgctgactgctggctgtagttcaccagttcaaatctcaccaggctcaaggttgactcagccttccatccttctgaggtgggtaaaatgaggacccaggatgttgggggcaatatgctgactctctgtaaactgcttagagaggacagtaaagcactttgaagcggtatacaagtctaagtgttattgctattaacCTTGCATGTGGAAAGCCAGCAAAGGTGGTGTCAAAGGGCAATTGGGTGATCGTGGGATTCTGCAACCATTGTTAGTGTAAGTCAGTTGCCAAATTCCtagattatgattatttatttatttatttatttatttatttatttatttatttatttatttactggacttATATGCCATGTCCAATCTCTCATTATGAGACCAAGTGGTGCTCAAACAGCTGAACTTTGAGGAAGGTCAGAAATATCACATTTTCAACAGTTGTTGTGACTTCAAATGGATGTTGAATAAAGTGATTGTTAAatgattatttgtttagttgGCAGGGCCaacagagtacagtgatccctcgattttcgcgatctcgatcttcgcgaaacgctatatcgcgatttttcaaaaaatattaattaaaaatattttcccacccgatgacgtcactctcttcctttgtcatctttctttctctctctctttctctatcttgcttcttcctctctcacactctcttcctccctctctcatctctttctttccttctctctctttctctatctctccccctcttgctctcgagcggcgggtgggcgagcgagcggcgggcgggcagcagcgaggagccgaagatcggggtttcccctttgcgtgggcggcggggaagacccagggaaggttccttcggccgcccagcagctgatctgctccgcagcgccagagcagcgaggagccgaagatcggggtttcccctttgcgtgggcggtggggaaaccctgatcttcggctcctcgctgctgccatgccgagcagatcagctgctgggcggccgaaggaaccttccctgggtcttccccgccgcccacgcaaactccaccatctgcgcatgtgcggccatggaaaaaagggcgcgcatgcgcagatggtgtttttacttccgcaccactacatcgcgaaaaatcgattatcgtgaggggtcttggaacggaaccctcacgataatcgagggatcactgtaatagttgGGAGATTAATTTAGTAAAATTTGTGGATAATGGTCATTTGCCACAAGTTTTTCTCCCGACAGAAATCTGATCAGGACATAGAGAGAATGATATGCTATGATTGGTTATAATTTTAGATCtctatttttttattccttttttttcttgcatAATGCACAAGCTGAATTCAGATAAGGGTAAAGTGTAAATTGTGTGCGCCTCTCTGAGATCTTTGGGGAAAGGACAAGGTTATTCAAATAAAAGGTACTCGTTCTTTATCTCATCATCAGAGCGAGTGATTATGAAGTTAACTCTTTCCGTTCATCTCAGGGCAATTCCTTTCCAAGGGAAAAGCTTGTGAATGGCAAGCCCACCCATCgccaaaggactttccaccattGCTTGCAAATTTGTAATTACTTCTTTAATGTCATGTAGAAACCAGCTGATGAAAAAGTCTTCCTTGAAGGCACTCTGGAGTCTGTTTTATAGCTCTGTGCGGAACTTCAAGCCAGTGTTGCCTAGTTGTTGAGTGCAGATTTCATCAAGCAGTTGGCTCTGAGCCACTGTGAAGTGTTCCTTCCAATTCCCTACGGTGCCTAGTGAGGAGTAAAACAAtttagagaaagaagaaaaaaaacctcaacaatttgaatgaaccttatttaaccctttaacatatttaaatgttttgatcactctatctatctatctatctatctatctatctatctatctatctatctatctatccatccatcccagcgaccagttaggtcccacagagttggccttcttcgggtcccgtcgactaaataatgtcgtctggcgggacccaggggaagagccttctctgtggtgactccaaccctctggaaccagctcccccctgagattaggattgcccccaccctccttgcctttcgtaaactccttaaaacccacctctgccgtcaggcatgggggaattgaaacatctcccccttgcccatgttgttttggtgcttgattgattgtgtgcttgttttttatatatattggggttgcttttatgaactttttaacttaaaactgtaattagattggtaaatattagatttgtcattatgtattgtttttgtcactgttgtgagccgccccgagtctacggagaggggcggcatataaatccaataaatctaatctaatctaatctaatctaatctaatctaatctaatctaatctaatctatctattaaatttttatgccgcccttctcttcagactcagggcggcttacaacatgttagcaatagcactttttaacagagcccccacaattcggctcctcattttacccacctcagaaggatggaaggctgagtcaaccttgagccagtgatgagatttgaaccactgacctacagatctacagtcagcttcagtggcctacagtacagcactctacctgctgcgccaccccggctcatcatgtcccccctttgccttctgtcctccagaatatacagattgagttcattcagtctttcctgataagttttatgcttaagaccttccaccgtttttgtagcctgtctttggatctgttcaattttatcaatatctttttgtaggtgaggtctccagaattgaacacagtgttccaaatgtggtctcaccagcgctctatacagcaggatcacaatctccctcttcctgcctgttatacctctagctatgcagccaagcattctgcttgtttccctaccgcctgactgcactcttcacacattttgagactgtcagaaatcactacccctaaatccttctcttctgaagtttttgctaacacagaactggcaatacaatacaacacacaacacaaaacagccTCCTTTCCATTATAGGCAGCTAGGAATTAGTGACTCTCCCACCTTTTCTCATAAAGGGTGACACATTTTGGTCCATGACAAATGAAGGTACGTTGCTGTAATTAGCCATTGggttctttttcattctctcaaATGTGGTATGCTGCACAATCTGATCCAGGACCAATTCTGAAAGCTCTATATTTAAGAACTGAGCTACTTTCTGGATTTCCCTGGCTGGGTTCtgtggagggaaagaaagattagAACAAGAAGTGTAGTGAATTGGATTGTGAGAATCCAGTTTCATCTTATGGAAAGTCTTGTTGAATAAAACATGTTTCTGTATGCTCTTCACACCCTTGTGTTTTGTTGACATAATGAGGAGCTTTTAGCTacagtatttttggagtataagatgaacctagattttagaggaagaaaacaaggaaaaaagcattctgaaccaaattgtttaataatatattatttaataaaataccagtatggCAGAATACTTTGTACACaagatacaatggtacctctacttaagaacttaattcgttctgtgaccaggttcttaagtagaaacgttcttaagtagaagcattttttcccattggaatcaatgtaaaagcaaataatgcgtacaaacccattaggaaagaaataaaagctcggaatttgggtgggaggaggaggaggaagaagaggaggagaacagtcgctgccgaaggaagaaggtgaggtgaggggattcaaaaaaaattccaaactttaaagcttaaaaaaaaaagggactctgaagtggctaggaggagcacgcgcctcccatacacccggcgtgaggctgcctcccgtacacttCCTCCTACACTGGCTACTGCTGcagctacctgctgcctcttccttcccatgctgaagggctcccctctcctctcgcttgctcactttgtagctggtgcctttccttcgctgtggtgactcctcagctgcccagagcaaagggaacattttttttctctgggtgTTGGCAGAGGTTTGTTCCCTGTCCAagcgaaaggaaaatgcttcgttcgcactggactgccagagcctccttaaatgccaccaaaaggctcctctggcagcccagatggccgggattaaaaggggaatggcaggaaactggccgggcctttgtgccactctcaaatttcctgggatttttttccgggctcgggttcttaagtaaaaaaatgtttcttaagaagaggcaaaaaagtcttgaacacccggttcttatctagaaaagttcttaagtagaggcgttcttaagtagaggtaccactgtattgtgtatACAAGTACACACAACCATgttcactttttacaaacttctaaCTTAAcagctttaaggcttgtggactttaactcccagaattcctcctccagtcatgctagcaaAATGaagcatgcagagggtttgggaattctgcgtgggggaaggcaaaaatacccccatttttgaaaaaaaaaaaaagacccatttttcacccatttgtttgcaaaaacagggtatgcagagggtttgggaagcctgcagagtgctcctagggggTGGAGGAAGGCAAGAATGCTCCGGTTtttgccctttaaaaaaaaaaacccaagtgtTTTTGCCTCCCTACCCCCTCTAGGAGCGCTCTGCAGGCCTCTCAAAACTTCTGcataccccatttttgcaaacaaaagGCACGTGTTTTGCAAAACTGGGATGCAGAGGGGGGGTTTCGGGAAGCAAAAAAtgactgtattcggtgtataagatgcactgacatttccaccctcttttggagggcaaaaaggtgcatcttatactctgaaaaatatggtaattcattCCACTCATTTAACTTTTTACAAAATAACTCATGTTTACATTGTCCAATTAATAAGGCATTCGGGTTTTCTATGACTTATGATAGACCCGGGTCTCTAACCCACAGTCTGTGGATTGACATCAATCCATGGCCTGCCAGAAAGCAAGTAAAGCTCCATCCGTGCACATGTGTAACCGCACAACCACGCTCCCACCTGCTCCACGGAAAAATTACTCTCCACAGAACTGGTTCAAGGCACCCAAACGTTTGGGGACTGCTGTGATGGACTATAATAGAGCAACAAATACAATAAGTGGCAAAaattaacaacaaaaaaaatTCACATTTTCTCTTGGCAAAACTATAGCCATTTTTTCAACTGTGATTGCATGGAATCCCACAGTTCTGCAAGCAATTGCAAttgaaaaataactaaataaatgaacatatttttttttcaacagtGCTACTCAGATGCCAATCTGATGCTTTATGGATGGTATGTATGTGCATTTTATGATGAACTGGCCTGTATTTAAACCTAATCATAATCTTTAGTATTTGATTTTCAAAATGTATAAAATTGAGTTCTAATTTTCCCTTAAAAATcactattaaaaatattaataggaAAAAAGTGACCTTATTTGATGAAGTCCTAAGGTTCTCTTTAGTGGAGAAAGAGACCTTACTACCTTGAGTATGTCTGTACGTATAAATGTATGAGAAATGCTTACCTCTTTTATGTCTTCATAAAAGAGATACAAAATTGAATGATGGTCTTTAGCTTCCCACCAACCACGAACATGGTCAAACCATGAGCCATAACCAActgcaaaagaaataaaaattgagaTTAGAAATTAGGAAATGATGTATAGTATCCAAATCTGCCAAACTCTAAATGTAGAAAATAATTAGCATGagattttcttgtctttttattttctttttacaaaaacCCATTCACTCCTCACCATGTGTGTTGTTAACAAAAAAGTTCCACTTGTCTCCTGTATTATGAAACTTATCTGGATCACCTATTCCCCTAAAACATTCAGGTAAGAAAGTTTGTTCTTTACATAAATAGCCTCCATTTACCTTTCCCAGCAATGAAATTCCCCAGAAAGTCTTCCCACTTTCCCGGATCTTCAAACAATGCAAGCATGCGGTGGAAATGGAAGTAGGAGACAGCACAGTCCTTGGCATTTCTGGCCACATAAATGATCTGTGAAAATAAAATTTATGCAGGAACATTAGTTGATAGAAACTCAATTTACAGGGATTATTTGATGGGCTTAGGCcaggggtagggaaagttggttcttccatgacatgtggactttaactccaagaattcctgagctagcatgataggctcatgaattctgggagctgaagcccACAAgttctagaagagccaactttgcctacctcttgtctgtctatctatctatctatctatctatctatctatctatctatctatctatctatctatttaaattTGTAGGCCATTGGCTACTTAGAAGTGAGAGAGCTTTAATTTAATCACTCATTTGTTCCTAGGCAAATGATTTAGGATTATAGCAACCTTGGTAAGAAGGGCAGAATGAGTTCCCAGAGTTATGTTGCTTGTAATGGACAAAATATTTATGATTggctgattgattggatttctccaaagactcagggtggcttacaacatataaaaacagtacagaaaacattataaaatacaattataaaataaatctaaaaaccTGTGTTAAAAAAGCATACGACCACATTAATCCAATCTCAGTCATGGTATCAGCTGGAGCAGAGTGTccatgctcaatggccccaggcctgctggaaaatatGATGTTTTAAAGCTTCCAGAAGGCCTGGAGAgtggggacagtgtgaatctccggggggagcattgcttggctgatgggacctggagaaggccaactctctagGCCCTGACCACTTGctaggatacatgaggcaggagacggtcccgcaagtaacttggtcctaggccatgtagggctttataggtgacaaccaacactttgaattgcattcagagatcAATCGGTAGCCaacgcatggctgcattttggactagctgcagtctccgaacgttcttcaaaggtagccccatgtggagagtaTTGCAGTAATCGATCCTCGAAGtaatgaggacatgagtgactttaaggagagactccctgtccaaataagaccgcaactggtacaccaggtgaacctgtgcaaatgtctccctcgccacagctgaaagatgttgctccaaactcagctgtggatcgaggaggattcccaagttgtggaccttctccGAGGTCTaaagtataataaaatatattataacaagcaggggtccttggtgctctcttctttcttgcaaacatttcattactcaaactaggtaatAACATTAAGTATTGTATCAATCAAGGGCAAAAAGGCAAATGCCACCATTCGTTTCAAATGTATGTCAGCTGCCACTTATGCTTGCTTGTTCTTCACTGCTACGCGGAGACAAATTGCCATGAACTGTGGGAAGGGGGAATGAAGGTGGGAATGCTTGgggaaacaaaaataaacaacacTTTGCCTTCTTGAGACACTGCCTCCAGGTCACCCAGCTGGAAGAAGGAGGAGGCTGCATACAAACTGCGCTTGGACTGACCCTTAGGGAAACATCTTGTTGAACCTGATTAGTTGGctaatagctagaggtataacaagcaggaagagggagattatgatcctgctatatagagtgctggtgagaccacatttggaatactgtgttcagttctggagacctcacctacaaaaagatattgacaaaattgaacgggtccaaagacgggctacaagaatggtggaaggtcttaagcataaaacgtatcaggaaagacttcatgaactcaatctgtatagtctggaggatagaaggaaaaggggggacatgatcgaaacatttaaatatgttaaagggttaaataaggtccaggagggaagtgtttttaataggaaagtgaacacaggaacaaggggacacaatctgaagttagttgagggaaagatcaaaagcaacgtgaggaaatattattttactgaaagagtagtagatccttggaacaaacttccagcaggcgtggtagataaatccacagtaactgaatttaaacatgcctgggataaacatatatccatcctaagataaaatacagaaaatagtataagggcagactagatggatcatgaggtctttttctgctgtcagacttctatgtttctatgtttctagttataCCAGGCTGGGCAATGAGAGAGGTAAGGGAGGGAAAAGTAGAATTTAAGGATTTTGGCACATGATTCTCATTTCTTGCTTtgcaatagtacaatacatttgatctacaacagtgatggcgaaacattttttccttgggtgccgaagcatgtgtgcatgtgctatcgtGTATGCACAAGTGTCCATACCCAttattcaatgcttggggatagtgaaaatggcctcccttgcCCTCCCCGGAGGccttgaaacagcccatttcctaaACTAATGGACCcaataggcccgtttttcaccttccccaggctccagatgcAAAAATGCCCATCCCCAatcccctggagactctccggaagctgaaaatgccctcccagagccagtgttccctctaatttttttggggggtgggcagaaaagtatagtgtctgagcggcagtcccttcgggactgggcggcacagaaataataaacaaacaaacaaacaaacaaataaataaaaaacccaccctgttttgcctcagagaatttcagaataaaatactgtactgtgtgtctataacagtgagctcataatagggcaactctatcaatatcaaaatgccacttaaatagttgagctagtttcaaactagattttgattttctttctctcttccttactcccattctttttctttctcttttccttcctctctttttctatctgtttctctctcttcctctcttcctctctctctccttccctctcactctttccctctcggcttctgggcagctttgaaaaactctgagttgattatgatttttaagtgcgccatggctcactgctcagcttagagggaactatgcccagagCCTCTTGGCAAGCTaaaaataagctggctggcacgcacatgcacattggaattgAGCTaaggcatgccagcagatatggctccatgtgccacctgtggcacccgtgccataggtttgccatcactgatctacaaTAAACTTTAACAGTGATGGCAGACCTATGgaacgggtgccagaggtggcacacggagccatatctgagggcacacaaggcattgccctatgtcagctccagtgcgcctATGCACACTAGCCAGCTTATTTTGGGGATCCTTTGCAgccgttttcgctctccccaggcttcaggaaagcctcctgaaccttggggatggtgaaaaatggcccaacaggcccaccagaagtctggagtcttcagtgaggcttgtgcgcctgggggggagggcattgcgttatgggtgtgggcacgcatgcaAAGGGTATTGTTtgcgtgcacactcttttggtacccgagcTTAAAAAGGTTCACgatcactgaactatatctttctcAACAAATGGAACCAAGGATTGTTTCCATTTAGAGGTTTAAGTTGTGGCAGTTCCAACAATGTGGTGGAACAGAACCCTGACGAAACCAAGCATGCATCAGATGAATAGGCTCAGTGACATCACCTTCTCCAAGTGAAATGTTTAtaagagaagcaaaacatttagaaattttgggcttttcaGACATAATTTAATTCCTGTTTTTCTGAGCTATGTTGTGCTGAACTGGGTGGTGGTGAGCACTGTAATCCCACAAGTACCAGATTGGCAAACATAGATCTTGTTCAATTCAGGACAAATGCTAGATGGAGGGGATTCTGAAAAAGTGGAATGCCTGGACTGCATTACGTAATGAAACCCTACACATAATGAAATCctacaataacaaaaaaaatccagTAAGTGGGgagctgaaaaaaagatggtggccgtATGTGCAGTGccggaacttggcttctgtgcctgctcagaaagaaaaaaaatgcaaagattttttttttttaaaaaaaattatacttaaaaaaaaagaaaagatggcggtgcccatggaccagcaacgACTGGTATGGTTTAGTGATGTCATCATAATGGCACCaggaaccagtctgaactgggaggaacccatccctgccttGGTGAACATTAATACactgagtaaaccttgagttCTAACCTTGCAATTTTGTTCCCAGAAGGAAGTTGGCAGGAGTTGAACTGGAAAATGAGATTTGAGGGTTCGCGGAGAAGGCATTGCTAATGCCATTTCAAAGCCTACAAGGTCAGGAGATACGAAATCAGCCACACATTGCAAAGTACAGTATTTAATTCTACCATTTTCCCTCTGTGCCTGTGAGACTCACTCACCTGAAGGGATGGGCTTTGGAGGGAAAAGTTCTATGTAGGGGCTCCGCTCAATAATGGATGCCCGGGCACATTTCTGTGCATCTCCTCTATGTTGGACCATGTCCACAATTTCCTGTATCCATGTGGTCCCTaccagaaaggaagaaaaaaagctatagagaatagagaattcaTCCGGCTGTCACGGCTGACCACATTTCCTGTTTCTCCTTCTCCCATAGCTCTGCCAATCATTCTCATGAGGCTCCTCTTTACCTGATTTGGGATAAGTGCAGAGAAGAAGGTCATCAGGCCGAGCTTGAAAGCCACTTATGAGGTTCCAATTTTCTAACACTTCACTGGGCATTGGGATTCCTTCAATTTCCACCAGTTTGGAGGGCTTGATAAATTTGTTTTCCAAGCTTTCCATCTCTGATTTGAGGCCCACCCACAACACAGCAAAAGAGATATTATTGTATGGTACGTCTCGGTCACTTCTGCTTCCTTTAGCAGAGTTGTCAGAATGTACACAATCCAATCCACTTGTTTTTTCATTTCTGTTATGGACTTTCAGCTTTCTGTCTGCTCCTCCCTCTTAACAAACTGGTTGGGGCATATCTGTTGAGGCAGATTTGGAAATACTTTCTAAATTTCAGATAGGTATTTCTCATATATGAAAACTGAGCCACCAGTTCTCCTTTTCAATTGGATGAATGAATTGTACACATAAAATAATGTTGTgctttatttatagtttgtgttagaagggaccctgtgggtctaCTAGCCCACCTTTGTACTTGTGGAGGAGGCCCTATACtaatgatggcgaaactatggcatgggtgccacaggtggcacatggagccatatctgctggcacacgaaccgttgcatgtgtgctggccatctggctcacacagaagctctgggagggcatttttggcttccagagcctccaggggggtgggggaggctgtttttactcacccccagctccagggaaacctttggagcctggggagggcaaaatacgagcctacagggcccaccagaagttgggaaacaggcagtttctggcctccagatggcctccgaaggggcagggaaagctgtttttgccctccccaggcactgaattatgggtgtgggcactcacacatgtacgATAgcgtgcacgcatgctcttttggcacccgagggaaaagggttcgccatcactgccttatgccatcccagacatatggcagtccggtctcttcttgaaggtttcagtgttggggcattcataacCTCCTCAGGCATACCATTCCACCGGTTgttcgctctcaccatcagaaagttcttccttatttctaggttgaatctctccttggtcagcttccatccattgctccttgtctggctctttAGTGCTTTAGGAAACAGCGTGaaccctcctcactgtggcagcccctcaagtatttgaagactgctatctcCCTGGACATCCTCTTCACAAGACTATCCATGCGCAGTTCCTGCAGGCTTTTCTCATATATTTTGGTCTCCAGTCCCT
This genomic interval carries:
- the LOC139153460 gene encoding sulfotransferase 1C2-like, with product MESLENKFIKPSKLVEIEGIPMPSEVLENWNLISGFQARPDDLLLCTYPKSGTTWIQEIVDMVQHRGDAQKCARASIIERSPYIELFPPKPIPSGFEMALAMPSPRTLKSHFPVQLLPTSFWEQNCKIIYVARNAKDCAVSYFHFHRMLALFEDPGKWEDFLGNFIAGKVGYGSWFDHVRGWWEAKDHHSILYLFYEDIKENPAREIQKVAQFLNIELSELVLDQIVQHTTFERMKKNPMANYSNVPSFVMDQNVSPFMRKGTVGNWKEHFTVAQSQLLDEICTQQLGNTGLKFRTEL